Proteins found in one Acipenser ruthenus chromosome 18, fAciRut3.2 maternal haplotype, whole genome shotgun sequence genomic segment:
- the LOC117430817 gene encoding peptidyl-prolyl cis-trans isomerase FKBP1A → MEGRRGGAPCRHVTSRVRARRSRPGRVGAALWIVQFSSEGRGDKMGVEVETITPGDGRTFPKKGQTCVVHYVGSLTNGKQFDSSRDRNKPFKFKIGSQEVIRGWEDGVAQMSVGQRAKLTCSPDFAYGSKGHPGIIPPDATLIFDVELIRLE, encoded by the exons ATGGAGGGGAGAAGAGGCGGCGCGCCGTGTCGTCACGTCACGTCACGTGTGCGCGCACGGCGCTCTCGTCCAGGAAGGGTGGGAGCGGCGCTCTGGATCGTGCAGTTCAGCTCAGAGGGACGCGGAGACAAAATGGGAGTCGAGGTTGAGACGATCACCCCCGGAGACG GAAGGACCTTCCCTAAGAAAGGACAGACCTGTGTGGTGCATTATGTCG GCTCATTGACAAATGGAAAGCAGTTTGATTCCTCTCGTGACAGAAACAAGCCCTTCAAATTCAAGATTGGTAGCCAGGAAGTGATTAGAGGATGGGAGGATGGAGTTGCCCAG ATGAGTGTTGGTCAGAGAGCGAAGCTGACATGCTCACCTGATTTTGCCTACGGGTCTAAAGGCCATCCAGGTATCATCCCGCCCGACGCCACTTTGATCTTCGATGTGGAGCTCATAAGGCTGGAATGA